A portion of the Gossypium arboreum isolate Shixiya-1 chromosome 8, ASM2569848v2, whole genome shotgun sequence genome contains these proteins:
- the LOC108467419 gene encoding zinc finger CCCH domain-containing protein 19-like isoform X2, whose protein sequence is MSKDKGKQIMEEEEDEEEEAEEEEEEEEEEEEAEDWCFVCKDGGNLLLCDHKGCIKAYHPSCIGKKNKVLKSEGSWICHRHSCAECGGPPQFYCLACPDSVCRLCVGAYEFVRLKLDKGLCKTCFELALLAEKNAEIDSEGEKLDFEDPTTDEFLFKEYLLIIMEQEELTFDDLHHAYSKRENYNSGSDYDKNKDKDDVISISDADNCSDYASDDSFDKIKRSRKREPKNKLCDLLKSHFANTLEPSILHGKRNGGESRSVNEDEQIISECKRPRTLTPYKVPIKVEYAVRKSCYASVVVENIKLVYLRRSLVEELLMHPDTFEEKVVGSFVRVKRKPGNCLGMTSFQLLLITGVKKTSNAESNKGIRLEVSCMPVDIPIDMLNDDDISEEECIDLQQRIKDGIIKRPTVVELEQKAKSLHEDITKHWIQRELVQLQGKIDFAHEKGRKYMLERFLYEREMLQKPSEQQRLLQKLPRVIAEEVEVKRTADRNYSGNNCPTGL, encoded by the exons ATGAGCAAAGACAAAGGGAAGCAGAtaatggaagaagaagaagacgaagaagaagaagcagaagaagaagaagaagaagaagaagaagaagaagaagcagaaGACTGGTGTTTTGTTTGTAAAGATGGTGGGAACTTGCTTCTTTGTGATCACAA GGGCTGTATAAAAGCTTATCACCCCAGCTGCATTGGTAAGAAAAATAAAGTACTAAAGTCTGAAGGTAGCTGGATCTGCC ACAGGCATTCTTGTGCTGAATGTGGTGGCCCCCCTCAGTTTTATTGCCTTGCTTGCCCTGATTCTGTCTGTAGGCTCTGTGTTGGGGCATATGAGTTTGTGCGTCTTAAGTTGGACAAAGGACTATGCAAAACATGTTTCGAGCTCGCACTGCTTGCAGAAAAGAATGCAGAAATCGACTCCGAGGGA GAGAAGCTAGACTTTGAAGATCCAACGACGGATGAATTCTTGTTTAAAGAATATTTGTTGATAATAATGGAGCAAGAAGAGTTGACCTTTGATGATTTACATCATGCTTATTCGAAGAGGGAGAACTATAACAGTGGCTCAGATTATGATAAGAACAAAGATAAAGATGATGTAATCTCAATATCGGATGCTGATAACTGCTCAGATTACGCTTCAGATGATTCGTTTGACAAAATAAAGAGGTCTCGG AAACGGGAGCCAAAGAACAAATTATGTGATCTTTTGAAAAGTCATTTTGCTAATACTTTGGAACCATCGATATTGCATGGAAAGCGGAATGGTGGTGAAAGTCGTTCGGTGAATGAAGATGAACAAATTATCTCAGAATGCAAGAGGCCGAGAACATTGACCCCCTATAAAGTACCTATCAAGGTGGAATATGCAGTCCGAAAGAGTTGTTATGCTTCTGTAGTTGTTGAAAATATCAAACTTGTGTACTTAAGGAGGAGCTTAGTGGAGGAGCTCTTGATGCATCCTGATACATTTGAAGAAAAGGTTGTGGGAAGTTTTGTTAGAGTGAAGAGAAAGCCTGGAAACTGTTTGGGGATGACTTCTTTTCAGCTTTTGCTAATTACTG GCGTAAAGAAAACCTCAAATGCTGAGAGCAACAAGGGGATTCGCCTCGAGGTTTCTTGCATGCCGGTTGATATTCCTATCGACATGCTTAATGATGATGACATCTCAGAG GAAGAATGCATAGATCTGCAACAGAGGATAAAAGATGGTATTATCAAAAGACCTACTGTT GTGGAGCTTGAACAGAAAGCCAAAAGTCTGCATGAAGATATAACAAAGCAT TGGATTCAGCGAGAATTAGTCCAATTGCAGGGTAAAATCGATTTCGCGCATGAGAAGGGACGGAAATACAT GTTGGAACGATTTCTGTACGA
- the LOC108467419 gene encoding zinc finger CCCH domain-containing protein 19-like isoform X1 encodes MSKDKGKQIMEEEEDEEEEAEEEEEEEEEEEEAEDWCFVCKDGGNLLLCDHKGCIKAYHPSCIGKKNKVLKSEGSWICHRHSCAECGGPPQFYCLACPDSVCRLCVGAYEFVRLKLDKGLCKTCFELALLAEKNAEIDSEGEKLDFEDPTTDEFLFKEYLLIIMEQEELTFDDLHHAYSKRENYNSGSDYDKNKDKDDVISISDADNCSDYASDDSFDKIKRSRKKREPKNKLCDLLKSHFANTLEPSILHGKRNGGESRSVNEDEQIISECKRPRTLTPYKVPIKVEYAVRKSCYASVVVENIKLVYLRRSLVEELLMHPDTFEEKVVGSFVRVKRKPGNCLGMTSFQLLLITGVKKTSNAESNKGIRLEVSCMPVDIPIDMLNDDDISEEECIDLQQRIKDGIIKRPTVVELEQKAKSLHEDITKHWIQRELVQLQGKIDFAHEKGRKYMLERFLYEREMLQKPSEQQRLLQKLPRVIAEEVEVKRTADRNYSGNNCPTGL; translated from the exons ATGAGCAAAGACAAAGGGAAGCAGAtaatggaagaagaagaagacgaagaagaagaagcagaagaagaagaagaagaagaagaagaagaagaagaagcagaaGACTGGTGTTTTGTTTGTAAAGATGGTGGGAACTTGCTTCTTTGTGATCACAA GGGCTGTATAAAAGCTTATCACCCCAGCTGCATTGGTAAGAAAAATAAAGTACTAAAGTCTGAAGGTAGCTGGATCTGCC ACAGGCATTCTTGTGCTGAATGTGGTGGCCCCCCTCAGTTTTATTGCCTTGCTTGCCCTGATTCTGTCTGTAGGCTCTGTGTTGGGGCATATGAGTTTGTGCGTCTTAAGTTGGACAAAGGACTATGCAAAACATGTTTCGAGCTCGCACTGCTTGCAGAAAAGAATGCAGAAATCGACTCCGAGGGA GAGAAGCTAGACTTTGAAGATCCAACGACGGATGAATTCTTGTTTAAAGAATATTTGTTGATAATAATGGAGCAAGAAGAGTTGACCTTTGATGATTTACATCATGCTTATTCGAAGAGGGAGAACTATAACAGTGGCTCAGATTATGATAAGAACAAAGATAAAGATGATGTAATCTCAATATCGGATGCTGATAACTGCTCAGATTACGCTTCAGATGATTCGTTTGACAAAATAAAGAGGTCTCGG AAGAAACGGGAGCCAAAGAACAAATTATGTGATCTTTTGAAAAGTCATTTTGCTAATACTTTGGAACCATCGATATTGCATGGAAAGCGGAATGGTGGTGAAAGTCGTTCGGTGAATGAAGATGAACAAATTATCTCAGAATGCAAGAGGCCGAGAACATTGACCCCCTATAAAGTACCTATCAAGGTGGAATATGCAGTCCGAAAGAGTTGTTATGCTTCTGTAGTTGTTGAAAATATCAAACTTGTGTACTTAAGGAGGAGCTTAGTGGAGGAGCTCTTGATGCATCCTGATACATTTGAAGAAAAGGTTGTGGGAAGTTTTGTTAGAGTGAAGAGAAAGCCTGGAAACTGTTTGGGGATGACTTCTTTTCAGCTTTTGCTAATTACTG GCGTAAAGAAAACCTCAAATGCTGAGAGCAACAAGGGGATTCGCCTCGAGGTTTCTTGCATGCCGGTTGATATTCCTATCGACATGCTTAATGATGATGACATCTCAGAG GAAGAATGCATAGATCTGCAACAGAGGATAAAAGATGGTATTATCAAAAGACCTACTGTT GTGGAGCTTGAACAGAAAGCCAAAAGTCTGCATGAAGATATAACAAAGCAT TGGATTCAGCGAGAATTAGTCCAATTGCAGGGTAAAATCGATTTCGCGCATGAGAAGGGACGGAAATACAT GTTGGAACGATTTCTGTACGA